CTGCGCAGGTTCACCACCTCGGTTTGAGCATCCGGGTCCTCGGGTGCCTGCAGCGCTCCCCGGATGGCCCAGACATGCTGGTCGTTCTCGATGCGGCCGAGGAAAACAGCGTCGTGCGGCGGCTTTTCGCCCAGTTCGGCCGCCGCGCCGAGCACCACCCGGCCGTTGGCGACCAGCACCTGGTTGCGCGAGTCGACCCGCAGCAGTGCCGCATCCGCCCACCCGACGGTGGCCGCCTCGACATCGGTACGCAATTGATCGGCCCGGTCGGCGCCGACGCGCGAGAGCAGCGGAACACTGCTCAGCTGAAAGTCCACGCTATGCCTCCTGGTGCCGACCCGGGGGCACCGCCCGCCTGCGGGGGACTTCGCCCGGCTTCGCCGCGCGTGCGATCGCCACTAATGCCCCGCGTTTTTGATGTAGAGCAGCCGGTCGGTGGCCTCGATGGCGTCGACTTCGGGTGCGCCGATGCGGAGCAGATGTCCGTCGCGCACGACGCCGAGCACGATGTCGCGCAGGTGCCGCGGCGATCCGCCCACCTCGCTCGCCTCCACTTCGCGTTCGGCGATTGCCAGCCCGGCGTCCGGGGTGAGCAGATCCTCGATCATCTCCACGACGCTGGGCGTGGTGGTGGCCAGACCGAGCAGCCGGCCGGCGGTCTCCGAGGAGACGACCACCGAGTCCGCCCCCGATTGCTGCAGCAGGTGCGAGTTCTCGGCTTCCCGGATGGCGGCCACGATTCTGGCCTTGGGCGCGATTTCGCGTGCCGTCAGGGTCACCAGCACGGCGGTGTCGTCACGGTTGGTGGCCACGATGATCGACGACGCGTGCTGCGCCCCGGCCAGCCGCAGCACGTCGGACTTGGTGCCGTCGCCGTGCACGGTGACCAGCCCGGCGGTGGTGGCGTGCTCGAGGGCGCTGCGATCGGTATCGACGACGACGACTTCGCCCTGAGCGGCCTCGTCGCTGACCCGGGCGGCGACGGCACGTTTGCCCTTGGTGCCGTACCCGATCACGATGGTGTGGTTACGCACTCTGTTCCTCCAACGCTGGATTTTCCACCCCTGCCGGGACCGCTCGGACAGCACCTCGAGCGTCGTTCCGACCAACACGACCAGGAACGCGATGCGCAGCGGGGTGAAGACGACGGTGTTGACCAGGCGCGCGGTTTCGGTAATCGGTGTGATGTCGCCATAACCGGTCGTTGACAGCGAGACCGCCGAGAAATACAGGCAGTCCAGGAACGTCAGCCGTCCACCGCGCACGTCGCGGTAGCCGTTGCGGTCCAGGTAGACGACCAGGGCGGCACCGAACAAGACCAGCAGCGCGATGATCAGCCGGCGGGTGATGACACGGGCCGGGCTGCCGTGGTCTTCGGGGATACGCAACACGCCGATCAGCAAGTGACCGGGCTGGGTGGTCAGTCTCTCGTCGAGACCTCTCAGCCGTCGCAACCTACCGTTGGGCACAGCGGTCCATCATTGGCTGGACAACACCGCACGCCACACGCACGACACAAATGTAACCACGATCGCCGGTCGACAGACACTTGATGGCCTCAGACGGCGACCTCACGCTCGCGGTGGGGGGCCAGCCGTGCCAGCTCGGTGAGATCGGGCAATTCGTCGGGGACCACGGTGGCGCCGGTGCGTACGTAATGGAACGCGGTCCGCACCGAGGACTCCGGGCATCCGGCCAACGCCGCCCACGCCAAGCGGTAGACGGCGAGCTGGATGGCGGCCTGTCGCATCGCCTCGGCACCGCGCGGCGGTTCGCCGGTCTTCCAGTCCACGACGGTGGCACCGCCGTCGGGTTCGGCGAAGACGGCGTCGATGCGCCCGCGCACGACGGTGTCGCCGATCGGCATCTCGAACGGGACCTCGACGGCGATGGGTGTGCGGGCCGCCCACCGCGATCGGGTGAATGCCTCCTGCAGCGCGGCCAATTCTGCGGTGTGGCCGACATCGGAATCCGCCGCACCCGGCAGGTCGCCGAGGTCGAAGAGCCCCTCGGTTCCGTAGAACTGTTGCACCCAGGAGTGAAAGGCATTGCCCAGCAATGCATGTGGATCAGGACGAGTCGGCAGGCGATGCACCATCCGCCGGACCGCGCCCTCGGGATCGCGGGCCAGGTCAACCAGGCCACTGACGGACAACTGGCTGGGCAGGGCGCGTTCGACTCGTCGTTCGCAGCGAGCACGCTCGGCCAGTAACGCATCGACGTCGGCAGCCCAGCCGTCGACGTCCACGCAGTCTTTCGCCGGGACCGCCATCGCGGCGGCCACCAGCGCTGCCCCACGTTCGACGTCGGTGCGCCGCGAGGCCAGCGGATCGGCAGGCCATATCGCTTCAATAACGTTGTCGCGCAGTGGGTTTCGATCGCCGTCGACGGGCGCCGGCGCCCACTGCTCCACCACCCCGCAGGGTTCGCCGGCCGCGGCCGACCGCTCGATGACGTCCTTGAGTTCACACAGGAAGTCCGACGGCCCGCGCGGTTTGATCCCGGTGGGTCCCCAGTGATGACCGGAGACCAGCAGGGTGTCCTCGGCCCGGGTGATCCCGACGTAGAGCAATCGGCGCTCTTCGTCGACGCGCCGCTGCTCCAGCTGCCGCCGATGCTCGGCAATCTTGTCCGACAGCTGCTTTCGACTGGTGACATCCGAGAGGTCCAACACCGGAATGCCCAGCGAGCCCGCCGAAGCGCGATCGCCGCGCAACAACGGCGGCAATTCCGCCGCATCGGTCAACCAGCTGCTGCGCGACGCGGTCGACGGGAACGTTGCGCCGGACAGGTGGGCCACCGCGACCACTTGCCACTCCAAGCCCTTCGCGGAGTGCACGGTGAGCACCTGGACCCTATCCCTCGCGACCGTCAACGGCGCAGGCGCTAAACCGTTTTCGACAACCTCGGCGGCGTCCAGGTAGGCCAGCAATCCCAGCACCGGCGCCGCAGCCGACACGTCTATCGCGCTCGTTCGTTCCGCGTAAGCGGCGACCACGTCGGCGAAGGCGTCGAGATGTTCGGTGCCGGCCCAGCCGCCATGACCCGCGGCGGCACGGACCTCGCAGTCGATACCCAGCGCGCGCCGCACCTCGGCGACCAGGTCGGGTAGCGAATGCCCCAAGTGGCCACGCAGGGCGCTGAGTTCGGCGGCCAGGGCGGTAATGCGTTGATATCCCGCAGCCGAATACGCGGTGGCCGGGCCGGGATCACCGATCGCATCGGCCAGACACGCGGTGTCGGCCTCGATGTTGGAGGGGTCCGCGGCCATCGCGATCGACTCGGCCGAGGACGCATCTGCGGGGCGCCCCGCGCCAAGCGATGCGGCACGCCGCCAGAGGGCGGCGACATCCCGGCCGCCCAGGCGCCAGCGCGGCCCGGTCAGTACCCGCATTGCCGCCGCACCGGCCGTCGGGTCGGCGACCAGGCGCAGCATGGCCACCAATTCGGCCACCTCCGGGATGGACAGCAGGCCGGCCAGCCCGACGACCTCAACCGGGATCCCGCGCGCGCGAAGCGCATCGGCGATGGGTGCGGCATCCGCGTTGCGGCGCACCAGCACCGCGGCGGTCGGCGGGTTGACGCCGTCGGCACGCGCCCGCTGGTAGTGCTCGTGCAGGTGGTCGGCGATCCACTCGCGTTCGGCTTGCGCATCGGGAAGCAGCGCGGCGCGGACGGTGCCCCGCGGGGCGTCGGGGCGGGATCGCAAGGCGTGCACGGCCACGGACCGGCGCCGTGCCTCCGCCGAAATGGCATTGGCGATGTGCAGGGTGCTGGGCGGGTTGCGCCAGCTGGTCCGCAGCTCCAGAACCGGCGCGGGAGTGCCGTCGGATTGCGGGAAGTCGGTGGTGAACCGGGGCAGGTTGGTTGCCGAAGCGCCGCGCCAGCCGTAGATCGACTGAATAGGATCGCCGACCGCCGTGAGCGCCAACCCATCGTCGATGCCGCCGCCGAAGAGGGCCGACAACGCGACGCGCTGGGCGTGGCCGGTGTCCTGGTACTCGTCGAGCAGCACCACCCGGTAGCGGTTGCGCAGGTCCTCCCCGACCTGCGGGAAGTTCGCGGCAAGCCGTGCCGCCGACGCCATTTGCACACCGAAGTCCATGACCTTCGCGGTGCGCATCCGCTCCTGCAACGCGTCGAGCAGCGGTACCAGCTCGGTGCGTTCGGTCTGAGCGGACAGCAGCCGCAGTAGCCATTGGCTCGGGCCGCGGTCGCGTTGGTAGGGGCCGGCGGGCAGGGCGTGCACCAGCCGCTCCAGCTCGAGGTGGGTGTCGCGGAGTTGGTCGGTGTCGACCAGATGCTCGGTGAGCTGGCCCCACAGTCGCAGCACCATCGAGGTGACCGCGGCCGGTGCCTTGTCGGTATGCAGCTGCCCGCCGTAGCCGTTGACCACGTCGAAGGCGAGCTGCCACAGTTCGGTCTCGCTGAGCAACCGGGTGTCGGGCTCGATCGGCAGCAGCAGCCCGTAGTCGCGCAGCAGCGAGCCCGCGAACGCGTGATAGGTGCTGACCGCCGGGGTGCCCGTCGCTTCGAGGGCCGCCGGGCCGGTTTCGCCGTAGCCAAGGCCGATACCGGCCAACCGGGCCAGCCGGGAGCGGACCCGGCGCAGCAGCTGTCCGGCGGCCTTGCGGGTGAACGTCAATCCCAGCACCTGGCCGGGGTCGGCGTACCCGTTGGCGATCAGCCACACCACCCGCGCGGCCATCGTCTCGGTTTTACCCGCACCCGCCCCCGCGATCACGACCAGCGGCCCAGGAGGCGCGGCGATGACCGCGGCCTGCTCGGCGGTCGGCGGGAAAAGCCCTAGTGCACAAGCCAATTCGTCCGGGCTGTAACGCGGGGTCATGATGCCGACCCGTCGGCGTGGGCGGGACACGACGGCCGGATCGGGCAATGCGAGCAGCCCTCGTTGCGCCGGGCGACGAACTGCGGCCCGGCGGTCGCGTCGGCCGCGCGGATGACCAGGTCGCGCCATTCGTCGCGGCCGGCCGGCGTCAGTGGATCCTGCTCCCGGACGGTGGCGCCGGCTGCCCCGCGCTTGCCGACGTAGATCAACCGCGCGCCGCCGGGCTCGTCGCCGTCGGGGATCAAGCCTTCGGCCACCGCCAGCTGATACATGGCCAGCTGAGCGTGCTGCTGGGCATCGTCCTTGCTGACCGGGGTTTTGCCGGTTTTGATGTCGACGATCACCAGCCGGCCGGCCGCGTCGCGTTCCAGGCGATCGATCCGGCCGCACAGCCGGGTTTCGCCACCGTCGGCTCGGGGCGTGCCCAGTACCCCGTCGACCTCGACCTCGACGCCGACCTCCGTCAGATCGCCGCGTGTTTGCGCTCGCCACTCGACGAACGCCTCGATCATGGCGCGATGCCGGGTCAGCTCGTTGGCCGAATGCCACCGCGCCTCGAAAGGCAAGTGCTCCCAGGCTCGTTCCAGCTCGGCCAGCAGTTGCGTTTCGGTCTTGCCCGATTCGGCGATCAGCGCGTGCAGCACCGAGCCGATCGTGGACCGCAGCTCGCGCGGGTCAGTCCCGCCGTGCCGCTCGACCAGCCAACGCAGCGGGCAGTCGGTGAGGGTCTGCAGCGTCGACGGCGTCAGTGTGACGGCATCGCCGCCGTCGCACAGCGGATCGCTGGTACTGACCATGGTCAGACCGTGCCAGCCGGATGGGTCGGCGCCCGGCACACCGGCGGCGGCCAGCCGGGCCAATTGCGTTGCCGCACAATGGCGAGCTTCATCGTCGACGGCGCCGTCCGGCGCGCAGACGACACCGCGCAACCGGCCGACCAGCGCTGTGGTCGACAACACACGCGGTGCCGAAACAGGCTGCGCTACAGCAAGATCGGTGTCCTCATCGGCCCACTGCGCAACCTCGAAGAAGAACGGCGAGGGTAGCGCCGCTCCCCCGTCCGCCCCGCCGGTGTCGCTGTCGACGGCGGTCACCAGCAGCCGGCGCCGGGCGCGGCCCAGCGCGGCCACCAGCAGCCGGCGTTCCTCGGCCAGCAGCGGCGCACGCACCGAAACGTCGGCGCCGACACCGTCCACGACGTCGAGCAGTCGCTGGGTGGCCAGCACACCACCGCGCGGAACGGTGTTGGGCCACAACCCATCCTGTAGGCCGGCGACGACCACCACGTCCCATTCGTGTCCCAACGCGGCGTGGGCACTGAGCACCTGGACCTGCTCGACCGTCGATGCCGGCTCGGTCTTGACGCTCGGCAGCTGCAGCGCCGCGACGTGTTCGAGCAGACCGCGCAACGACGCCCCTGGGGTGCGCGACACGTACTGGTCGGTGACGTCGAACAATTCGGTCACCGCGTCCAGGTCCCGGGTGGCCTGGGCTCCGGCGGTGCCGCCGCGCTCGCTGGCCGCCAGCCAGCGCCGCTGCAGACCGGACCGGTGCCATGCCGCCCAGAGCGTGTAGCGCGGGTCTTGGCCGTCGCGATGGCAGCGCGCGGCGGCGTCGAGGACCGCGCGCACCCGCTGCAGCGGGCGAGACGTCGGCGGCGCGCCGCCGCCCAGCGCGGCCACCAGCAGATCACCGAAACCGCCTGCCGCATCGGCGGGTTTGCCGCGCATCAGGGTTCGGCGCAGCTGCCGCAACGAAACCGGGTCGACGCGACCGATGGGCCCGGTCAGCAGTGCCAGCGCCTGATCGCCGTCCAGCCCCTCGGCGGTCGCGGCCAGCACCGTGAGCATCGCCCGCACCGCGGGCTCCTCGCCCAGCGAGCCGCTCATGGCGGGTGCGGCGACCGGCACCCCGGCGGCCGCCAGCGCCCGCGGTAACCGGGCTCCGGCTCGTGGCACCGACCGCACGATCACCGCCATCTGTGACCACGGCACGTTGTCGACCAGGTGCGCACGCCGCAGCGCGTCGGCGATCAGCGCGGCCTCCGCATGCGCCGACGCCGCCAGCCGCACCTGGACCGATCCCGCCTCGGCGCCGGTGCCATCGATGTGCCGTCCGTCGCTGCTGCCGGGCAACCGGCGCGCGATGCCGCTGACGGCGCGGGCGACCGCCGGCGCGCACCGATGCGACTCCGTCAGCGTCATCGCGGGGGAATCGCCGTCGAGGAGCCCGGCCGGCTCGCCGCCCCGGAATCCGAACACCGCCTGATTTGGGTCTCCGGCGATCAGCGCCAGTTCGCTTCCCGCCGCCAACACCCGGACCAGCCGCGCGGCCTGCGGGTCGAGTTGCTGGGCGTCATCGACCAACAGAACCCGGATGCGGGTGCGCTCGGCGGCCAGCAGCTCAGCGTCGACCGCGAACGCCTCCAGGGCGGCGCCCACGAGTTCGGCGGCACCCAGCGCCGGTGTCGTCGCTTGCGGCGCCGCGGTTCCGACCGCCGCGCGCAGCAACATCACCTGCTCATACTGTTGAGCGAACCGGCCCGCCGCACTCCAGTCCGGTCGTCGGCACAGCCGGCCGATGCGCTGTAGCTCTTGTGGGTCCACGCCGCGTTCCGCGCAGCGCGCCAACAGATTTCGCAGTTCGGTGGCGAATCCCGCGGTGCTCAGCGCGGGCCACAGGTGCGCCGGCCAGCCGGAGGTGCCCTCGTCTTCGAGGTCGCCGGCCAGCAGCTCGCGGATGATGGCATCCTGTTCGGCGCTGGTGACCAGCCGCGGCGGGGCGTCCCCGGCACGCTCGGCCGCCCGCCGCAAGACGGCGTAGGCGTAACTGTGCACGCTGCGCACGACCGGCTCTCGGATCGCGGACCGACCCGGGCCGGTGGCACGCAGCAGCGACATCGTCAACGCACTGCGCTGACGCATCCCGATCCGTCCCGAACCGGTAAGCAGCAGAACCGATTCCGGACCGACACCGGCGTCGACCGCGGCGACGGCAGCATCGACCAGCAGGCTGCTCTTCCCGGTGCCCGGGCCGCCCAGGATCCGGATCGCACCGCGAGCGCCCGGAGCCAGCACGGCGCTCGCCTCGGCACCCCAGGTCAACGACATACCGGCATGACATCACGAGGGTCTGACAAGTTGGTCCGGCTACGACCGGCGGTGTCCCCCGCGCCTGGCATCATCAACGCGTGACCAGCGACCTTCACGTGCACCGCTTCGGTCCGGCCGGCCCGGTGCAGCTGCTCGCCCTGCACGGACTGACCGGCCACGGCCAGCGGTGGCAGCAGCTGGGCGATCAGCTGCCCGAAATCACCATTGCCGCTCCCGATCTGATCGGCCACGGCAGGTCGTCGTGGGCTGCGCCGTGGACCATTGACGCCAACGTCGCGGCGCTGGCCGCGCTGCTCGACGAGGCGGCCGAGGCCCCGGTGCTGGTCGTCGGGCACTCATTCGGCGGCGGGCTGGCCATGAACCTGGCCGCGACCCGGCCGGACCTGGTGGCGGGCCTACTCCTGCTCGACCCCGCGGTGGGCTTGGATGGCGACTGGATGCGCCAGATCGCCGAGGCGATGTTCTCCTCCCCCGACTACCCGGACCCGGCCGAAGCACGCATGGAAAAGGCAACCGGCTCTTGGGCGGACGTCGATCCGGACGTGCTCGACGCCGAACTCGACGAGCACCTGGTCCAGCTGCCCAGCGGGCGCTACGGCTGGCGGGTGAGCGTGCCGGCAATGATGTCCTACTGGAGCGAATTGGCCCGTCCCGCCGTGCTTCCGCGGGCGGGAATGCCGACGACGTTGGTGCGCGCGGCGTGGACGTCGCCGCCCTACGTCACCGAGCAGCTCGTCACGGGTCTGCGGCAACGGTTGGGCTCTGACTTCGAATCGCTGACCTACGAGTGCAACCACATGGTGCCCGGCGCCAAACCGACTGAGGTCGCCGCGCTGATCCGCAAGCAGCTGCAGGCCGGCTGACCGTGGCGCCGGTGACCGAGGAGCAAGTCGAGCGGGTGCGTGCGCTGGTCGCCGCGATCCCCGCCGGCCGCGTCTGCACCTACGGCGACATCGCCGCTGTCGCAGGGCTTTCCAGCCCGCGGATCGTCGGCTGGATCATGCGCACCGACTCCTCCGACCTGCCCTGGCATCGGGTGATCACCGCCTCCGGACGACCGGCCCGGCATCTGACGACGCGGCAATTGGAACTGTTGCGCGCCGAAGGAGTGCTGTCCGTCGACGGCAGGGTCGCGCTCAGCGAAGTGCGCTACGCGTTTCCGCAGGACTAGAGCACCAGGCGGATCAGGGCCGCCGTGCGGGCCAGACCCGGGAAGGCCTCGGCGGTAGACCGGGGATGCAGCGCATGCACCGCCAGACGAAACATCAACGCGCGCAACAACATCTGCGGCCACTCCGGCAGGGCGTTCCAGCGTTCGATCAGCCCGTCGTCGGCGTCACCCCAGGACAGCGCGTCGACTACCACCACACCGGCGGCCCACGACGCGGGCCGCCAGTACGGCGTGATGTCGGTGATCCCCGGCGCGGCGGTGCCGACGAAGAGCACCGTCCCGTAGAGGTCCCCGTGCACTAGCTGGTTTGGGCTCTTGGTCGGCTTGCGCAGCGTGGCCAGCTGGCCGATCAGCTCGACCGACCGCTGGGCGTCGGCGCTGGGCGGAGCGGTGCGCGCGCCGGGTGGAATCGACTGCAGTGGCCGCTCTTCCCAGGCGGACCGGTCGGCGGCGATGAACACGTCGACGTCCGACCACGGCGTGGTCGGACCCTGGGTCAGGAATCGGGGGCGTTCGAGTTTGCCGGTGGCCTCGTGCAGCCGCACCGCGGCGGAGACGACTTCGTCGTGGCGCGGCTCCGGTGTACCGGCGACGAACGTGTCCGCCCGCCATCCGGAGACCACGTAGCGCCCGTCGGTCGAGCGGACCGGACGGGCCAGCCGCACCCCGTCGACGAACAGCGTTTCCCGCACTCGCGCAGACCAGGCCGCGCGCGCGTGGTCCGCCACGACCGAGAGGACGACCTCGCCGCACCGCCAGCCGCCTTCCCAGCTGGCGCCCAGCGCGATGGGCTCGACACCGGCCAAACCAAACGCCGAAAGCACATGCTCCGGCGGTGGTTCGACGCTCACGGGGGTTAGCCTAGCCGGGCGACGATGCGCGTCGTTACGACGCGCTGAGGAGGCCGGCAATCGGCTCAGCGGGGAGATGATGCAGGTCCGCGCGGCGCGCTGGCGAGCGTCAGTACATCACCATGTCGGGCTGCATCTGCTGTGCCCACGCCACGATGCCACCCTGCAAGTGGACGGCATCGGCGAAACCGGCCTTCTTCACCGCGGCCAACGCCTCGGCCGAGCGCACGCCCGTCTTGCAATACAGCACCGCCTTGCGGTCGTGCGGCAGCTTTTTCAGACCCTCGCCGGAGCTGATCGACGAATTCGGGATCAGCTGGGCGCCGTCGATGTGATTGATGTCCCACTCAACCGGCTCGCGAACATCGATCAGGGCCAGCTTCTTGCCCGAGTCCAGCAATG
The Mycobacterium sp. 050128 genome window above contains:
- a CDS encoding potassium channel family protein yields the protein MPNGRLRRLRGLDERLTTQPGHLLIGVLRIPEDHGSPARVITRRLIIALLVLFGAALVVYLDRNGYRDVRGGRLTFLDCLYFSAVSLSTTGYGDITPITETARLVNTVVFTPLRIAFLVVLVGTTLEVLSERSRQGWKIQRWRNRVRNHTIVIGYGTKGKRAVAARVSDEAAQGEVVVVDTDRSALEHATTAGLVTVHGDGTKSDVLRLAGAQHASSIIVATNRDDTAVLVTLTAREIAPKARIVAAIREAENSHLLQQSGADSVVVSSETAGRLLGLATTTPSVVEMIEDLLTPDAGLAIAEREVEASEVGGSPRHLRDIVLGVVRDGHLLRIGAPEVDAIEATDRLLYIKNAGH
- a CDS encoding ATP-dependent helicase, which encodes MTPRYSPDELACALGLFPPTAEQAAVIAAPPGPLVVIAGAGAGKTETMAARVVWLIANGYADPGQVLGLTFTRKAAGQLLRRVRSRLARLAGIGLGYGETGPAALEATGTPAVSTYHAFAGSLLRDYGLLLPIEPDTRLLSETELWQLAFDVVNGYGGQLHTDKAPAAVTSMVLRLWGQLTEHLVDTDQLRDTHLELERLVHALPAGPYQRDRGPSQWLLRLLSAQTERTELVPLLDALQERMRTAKVMDFGVQMASAARLAANFPQVGEDLRNRYRVVLLDEYQDTGHAQRVALSALFGGGIDDGLALTAVGDPIQSIYGWRGASATNLPRFTTDFPQSDGTPAPVLELRTSWRNPPSTLHIANAISAEARRRSVAVHALRSRPDAPRGTVRAALLPDAQAEREWIADHLHEHYQRARADGVNPPTAAVLVRRNADAAPIADALRARGIPVEVVGLAGLLSIPEVAELVAMLRLVADPTAGAAAMRVLTGPRWRLGGRDVAALWRRAASLGAGRPADASSAESIAMAADPSNIEADTACLADAIGDPGPATAYSAAGYQRITALAAELSALRGHLGHSLPDLVAEVRRALGIDCEVRAAAGHGGWAGTEHLDAFADVVAAYAERTSAIDVSAAAPVLGLLAYLDAAEVVENGLAPAPLTVARDRVQVLTVHSAKGLEWQVVAVAHLSGATFPSTASRSSWLTDAAELPPLLRGDRASAGSLGIPVLDLSDVTSRKQLSDKIAEHRRQLEQRRVDEERRLLYVGITRAEDTLLVSGHHWGPTGIKPRGPSDFLCELKDVIERSAAAGEPCGVVEQWAPAPVDGDRNPLRDNVIEAIWPADPLASRRTDVERGAALVAAAMAVPAKDCVDVDGWAADVDALLAERARCERRVERALPSQLSVSGLVDLARDPEGAVRRMVHRLPTRPDPHALLGNAFHSWVQQFYGTEGLFDLGDLPGAADSDVGHTAELAALQEAFTRSRWAARTPIAVEVPFEMPIGDTVVRGRIDAVFAEPDGGATVVDWKTGEPPRGAEAMRQAAIQLAVYRLAWAALAGCPESSVRTAFHYVRTGATVVPDELPDLTELARLAPHREREVAV
- a CDS encoding ATP-dependent helicase; its protein translation is MSLTWGAEASAVLAPGARGAIRILGGPGTGKSSLLVDAAVAAVDAGVGPESVLLLTGSGRIGMRQRSALTMSLLRATGPGRSAIREPVVRSVHSYAYAVLRRAAERAGDAPPRLVTSAEQDAIIRELLAGDLEDEGTSGWPAHLWPALSTAGFATELRNLLARCAERGVDPQELQRIGRLCRRPDWSAAGRFAQQYEQVMLLRAAVGTAAPQATTPALGAAELVGAALEAFAVDAELLAAERTRIRVLLVDDAQQLDPQAARLVRVLAAGSELALIAGDPNQAVFGFRGGEPAGLLDGDSPAMTLTESHRCAPAVARAVSGIARRLPGSSDGRHIDGTGAEAGSVQVRLAASAHAEAALIADALRRAHLVDNVPWSQMAVIVRSVPRAGARLPRALAAAGVPVAAPAMSGSLGEEPAVRAMLTVLAATAEGLDGDQALALLTGPIGRVDPVSLRQLRRTLMRGKPADAAGGFGDLLVAALGGGAPPTSRPLQRVRAVLDAAARCHRDGQDPRYTLWAAWHRSGLQRRWLAASERGGTAGAQATRDLDAVTELFDVTDQYVSRTPGASLRGLLEHVAALQLPSVKTEPASTVEQVQVLSAHAALGHEWDVVVVAGLQDGLWPNTVPRGGVLATQRLLDVVDGVGADVSVRAPLLAEERRLLVAALGRARRRLLVTAVDSDTGGADGGAALPSPFFFEVAQWADEDTDLAVAQPVSAPRVLSTTALVGRLRGVVCAPDGAVDDEARHCAATQLARLAAAGVPGADPSGWHGLTMVSTSDPLCDGGDAVTLTPSTLQTLTDCPLRWLVERHGGTDPRELRSTIGSVLHALIAESGKTETQLLAELERAWEHLPFEARWHSANELTRHRAMIEAFVEWRAQTRGDLTEVGVEVEVDGVLGTPRADGGETRLCGRIDRLERDAAGRLVIVDIKTGKTPVSKDDAQQHAQLAMYQLAVAEGLIPDGDEPGGARLIYVGKRGAAGATVREQDPLTPAGRDEWRDLVIRAADATAGPQFVARRNEGCSHCPIRPSCPAHADGSAS
- a CDS encoding alpha/beta fold hydrolase; this translates as MTSDLHVHRFGPAGPVQLLALHGLTGHGQRWQQLGDQLPEITIAAPDLIGHGRSSWAAPWTIDANVAALAALLDEAAEAPVLVVGHSFGGGLAMNLAATRPDLVAGLLLLDPAVGLDGDWMRQIAEAMFSSPDYPDPAEARMEKATGSWADVDPDVLDAELDEHLVQLPSGRYGWRVSVPAMMSYWSELARPAVLPRAGMPTTLVRAAWTSPPYVTEQLVTGLRQRLGSDFESLTYECNHMVPGAKPTEVAALIRKQLQAG
- a CDS encoding MGMT family protein codes for the protein MAPVTEEQVERVRALVAAIPAGRVCTYGDIAAVAGLSSPRIVGWIMRTDSSDLPWHRVITASGRPARHLTTRQLELLRAEGVLSVDGRVALSEVRYAFPQD
- a CDS encoding TIGR02569 family protein yields the protein MSVEPPPEHVLSAFGLAGVEPIALGASWEGGWRCGEVVLSVVADHARAAWSARVRETLFVDGVRLARPVRSTDGRYVVSGWRADTFVAGTPEPRHDEVVSAAVRLHEATGKLERPRFLTQGPTTPWSDVDVFIAADRSAWEERPLQSIPPGARTAPPSADAQRSVELIGQLATLRKPTKSPNQLVHGDLYGTVLFVGTAAPGITDITPYWRPASWAAGVVVVDALSWGDADDGLIERWNALPEWPQMLLRALMFRLAVHALHPRSTAEAFPGLARTAALIRLVL